A stretch of DNA from Rattus rattus isolate New Zealand chromosome 1, Rrattus_CSIRO_v1, whole genome shotgun sequence:
TAAGGAGCATTCACTGTATACTTCGTTGTTGCTTAGAAcagttattttttcattaataacTCATATTTTATAGTTGTTTTCAGTGTTTATTGGGatgatgtttgattttttttcttatggtgtGTTAAACTACAATGGTTAATTTTCAAGTGTGATGCATTTTTAATACAGTCATACAATGTTTGACTTTTTGACAGTTCCTTGgggttttaacatttttattcatcAGAGATAATGGCTTGCCATTTTCTTTCCATCTAATGTCACTGTAAGGATTCAATATCAGGGACCTATGtatttgatgatgatggtggtgatgtcggtggtggtgatgatgatgatgatgatgatgatgatgaagaactGAAAGTGCTCCTTCTGGCTCCAGTGCTGAGTTTGTGtaagactgagtgtgtgtgtgtgtgtgtgtgtgtgtgtgtgtgtgtgtgtgtgtgtgtgtgtgtgtgtgtatgtttggaatATTCCCCAGTGAGGACTCCTGGGCCAAGAGTTTCCTTTGTAGGGAGGTTTTCGATTGCAAATCCACCTCGTTTAACAGACACAATGACACAGATGTCTACTCATTTCCCCTAACTCTTTTACTAAGTGAGTGTCTAAACAGATTTGTCTGCAAATCTATGATCAGGGCCAAGTTCAGCTTATTAGCATAAAGGCACTTATGGGAGTGTCTAATTCTTTAATGTCTGTAATACTCACAGCTAAgtccccttttctttctgataCTGCTTGTCCTTGTGCTCTTGCTTATCTTTCTCTGTATTAATTAGCTTGGCATTTATGTGGGTTAATGGTCTCATCCAAAAGCCAGCTCTTGCCTTTTTCTCAAGATGGCGTCcaaagcagaagaggaagtgagtccagccccctctcttctcttccagcttctggtggGGGAAGTGACACATTCCCCTGGCTCCTCATTGCAGTGCTCTCCGTGTTATTAATAAAACTGGGCTCACCTAAAATGGAGTCCAATTGGCTGATTCTAAAAAATGTGCTTTTTCATCATTTTCTATTGTGTGTGTCcttggaggcctgaagaggggTTCAATCCCTCAGAGTTAGTTATGGGCAGTCGTGAGCTGCCCGATAcaggtgttaggaattgaacttcGATCCTCTGTGCTTTTAGctgctcagtcatctctccagtcccctcattattattattttttatttaatcctttttttacagtccagactttatccccctcctggtccctctGACTGTTCTATATTCTATACCTCCTCCCTTTGTCTCCATGAGcatgtccccaccccctctccctcctcaccagctctccccactccctggagcttccagtctcttgagggttaggtgcatcttctctgactgagaccagaccaggcagtccccTGCTGTACCTGTGTTGGGACCTCACATCAGCTGGTGTAGCTGCCTGGTtgctggctcagtgtctgagagatctcaggggtccaggttagttgacactgctggtcctcctacagggtcacccttctcctcagcttcttccagcttttctctaattcaaccacaggggtcagcagcttctgtccattggttgggtgcaaatatctgcatctgactctttcagctgcttgttgggtcttttggagggcaggtCGCTGGTACACGTCTTTGTTGGCACTTGTGCTGTGTGCCAGCTATGCAGTACAGCGGTTTCTGCTCTTAGCTGTGCAATTTCCgtcctcctttttttcttggcTGATTATGCTGTCCTTCCATCTACCTGAGACGAAAACAAGGATCACTGGTCTTGTTTGCCTtctatttttgcatttatttatttatttatttatttatttatttatttatttgcttctgtgTGCGTTTTTTGGGCAGGGGTGGATGTATTCTGTAGTGCATGTGTGGTCAGAGGGCATCTTGTGAGagtctcttctcctcttccactaTACAGATCCCAAGAACCAAACTTAGATCTTCAGTCTTAGCCTTAAGTACCTTTGCTCACCAAACCATTTTCCCAGCTCAGATGATTTATCAAACAGTTATTTTAAAGCCATATTGTATGTATAGCAATATAACATGCATACTAAATAACACTACATTAATAcgatttaatataattttaaacaactatttttggagtcagggtctcattatgtagaaGTTGtcgtgtagatcaggctggtcttaacCTGTCAGatattggcctgcctctgccacacACCCCTTACATtatttctgttcctctagaaaacCCCGATGTGCATGCCATCTATGACCATGGACTTGTCTATATCTCCTCTGTGTTGCTGCAACAGAGTCAGCAACAGGATAGAGGAACCTGCCTGCAGAGTGagggcaagcaagcaggcaaaaagcaaactttccttctccctttgctctgggctgccaccagaaggtatTACCCATATTTGGGAGGGGGTGTCTTCTCATTTCAAATAATAAGATCAAAGGAGTCCCTTACATGAGTGCCCAGATAATTTTGTTTTGGACAATTGCGATGAAAATTAACTATTGTATAGGTTCTCGTggattccaggctggccttgaacttgctacatagctaaggatgaccttacATTTCTgatgcctgcctctacctccagagtgttgggactTCAGTCAGGTGCCTAGTTTTGTGGTATTGGGGACTGAATTTAGGGCTTCGTTCATTCTAGGCATTCTGACAGGAGAGCTAGATCTTCTCTTGTCCTTAGTGGAAGGCAAGACTGACACCtgattgtcccctgacctccacatttgtGGCATAGCAtgcccatgcacatgtgcatgcgtgcatgcacgcgcatacacacacacacacacacacaaacacacacacagagagacagagacagagacagatgaagaaagagagatagagacagagagagacacagacaggcagagagaagacAGTAGGTCTTTACAGTTATACTTACCCCTCTTAATACTCTACACGATTCTATTCAAGGTCTGGCCCTTCTCATTGCCTCCACCGTTGACCCGGAGTAGAAGTCTCAGACTTAGAGCGCCCTGTGACAGACATTGCTCATGATGCCTTCTGTGTTCTCTTACGTTCCTCTCCTCTTGCTAACTCAACAATGGCAACCTGTCAGTTCTCGGCTGGTGACCCTGAGTGCCTTCCTGGTTCTCTGAGGAGTGAGTCCACAGGATGCAGCCCTCACTAACCCCAGCACACCTCTCCAGGCCCCATCTTTGCACCTCTTCCCAACCTTACTGAACTGTGTGCTTCACTTGGGGGTCCTCACCTGCCCTCTTACTCCATGCACCCCCAGCTACAAGCCTCTGTGCTTCCCCAAGGACTCCATACCCTTGGGCTATTCCCACTCATCAGCAACAATAGGCAGGCTTACTTTGGTCTTATCGGGCCTGGGGTCATCCAGGAGACTGGCAAGGGAAAATGGTGGTCCTGCAGACAtctctgctgctgttgctgctctgGTGATCCAGGCCAACGGAGTTAAACAACACAGTGGCTTTGGATTAGCCTTGacttggcagaggcaggtgcaccAATGTTTAACCAGATGTTAGGAAGCTGATGTCAGCTCAGCCCAGaggccaaccagccagccaggttTCCTGTGGTCCTCCACTCCCTGGGCTCTGTGCTAAGGAGAGGCTGAGCTATTGAGAGAGGGAGGGTGTGTACCAGAAGAGCCTCCATATTTCTCGGACTCTGTGGCCTTAGCTGAGCCCTTCCCATCCCTGATTTATGTCTTTGAGATGAAGGAAGGTGGTCTGGGTAATCCTTTATACCTCTCCAGAGGAGACTGGCCAAAGCAAGGGATCCTTGAACTCCAGAACCCCCCTAAGATAGAATGCCCTGGCATGGAACTTCCCCACCTCACGGGTAGGGTGGGTAAATCTTTAACTTGCTAGCTCTGGGCAGGCTGCAGTCTTTCTGGATGACTGGCAGTGGGAGACTGAGGAGGGGATGTATGTAAGGTGTGTCTGGACAGCCTTGCTGTGGTGACTGGGAGGCATATTGGAAAGGGAAAGGAATCGTGCGCAGTACAAGACATGGAGGAGCGTGGGTCTCCCGATGGGTAAGTACAACTTGTCTGAGGTTAGGGATCTCTTGAAGCTCGCCCAGAGGACAGCAACTAAGGGCAGGGATGGTAACTCTCATGTGGCCACAGGGACCCAGCACGGAACCTGGAGCAAGGGCCAGAAGGATCAGAAACCCCTATTCAAGTGGTGCTCAGGTAAGTATGGGTTGGCTAGGAGGTACCCGGGCCAGGAAGGGATGAAAAGCACCATCCGGATAGACCATCTGGCATCTCTTGGGTGCCAGGGTGCGTCCCATGAGCACAGTGGAGCTGCGTAGAGGGGAGCAGAGTGCACTGCACTGCTCGGGGACCCGGACGCTGCAGGTGAGAAGTCTTTCCAATCCCCGCAAAAGAACCTGTGGAGGTGACTCCGGGGTCCAACTGGAGCAACTTTGCCTTTggacccctctctcctcccctacaGAGTGTCCATCCCTTTTTAGGTGGTCCGGCCTCCCCAGGACGTGCTCTCCCACCCTAGAATGTTCCACCCCTCCTAGATACTCCCTCAATTCAGAGTGCCTGCCTCTCCTAATGCCCCACCCCTACACAGTGCCTTGCTAATTCCAGAGGGGTCCTCATCCACGACCCCCAGGTGCTCGGTTTACTCCAACAGCCCTTTCTTCAGAGTGCCCCACTCTCCTGAAAATGGCCCTTCCTGTCCAGGGTCCCTGGCCCTGCATGGTGCCTTGCCCCTACTCCATCCTCTTTCTAGGTGAGCCCTCCGGGTGGGGGCCCCGACGTGGCGTTCCGCTTCGGTGCCGTACTGGACGGGGCGCGCACACAGGAGGACGTGTTCAGAGCTTGCGGTGTGAAGCGCCTGGGCGAGCTGGCGCTGCGTGGGTGAGTGATGCGTGGGTTGAGCAGGGCTTGGAGTCTTACACTGACCGGACACCTGAAGCCCGGGCCCAGCCACGCCCTTGTTGCCCACAGTTTCTCCTGCACCGTCTTCACTTTTGGCCAGACTGGTTCCGGGAAAACCTACACTCTGACTGGACCTCCTCCGCAGGTGGGCAACCTGGTGAAGCCGGGTTGTGAGTGAGACTCCAGGGTGGAAGGAGTGTGGATAATGCTGCCCACCCCACTGTTTCACAGACCTGGTATCTGAGGCAAGGGCTTGCACAGTTTGGGACATTTGTATTCTAATTTGGGCAGCTTCACTTACTTGCTTTTAGTTAATTTGTCCATTGGATAGTGCGGGTGAACTGCGGACTATGAGATTTCAATAAGATAGTGCCGGGATGCGTGGCATGATTTGTGGAGCATATAGTGCTCTGCAAAGAGGTTGGCCCTTACtgtatgctgctgctgctgcttaggCTCCTGCTGCAGCCCCATCTGTCTTTGCCCCCAGGCGGAAGGGGTGCCCGTGCCCCCCAGCCTTGCTGGCATTATGCAGAGGACCTTCACCTGGCTATTAGATCGCATGCAGCACCTGGATTCTCCAGTCACCCTCCGAGCCTCCTACCTGGAGATCTACAATGAGCAGGTAAGCTAATGGCAGTctaagaagcagaaggagacagGGGACCATTGTCAAAGGGCTATGagcctgcttctgctctctcccctcccaggttCAGGACTTGCTGAGTCTGGGGTCTCCCCGGCCTCTGCCTGTTAGGTGGTCCAAGGCACGAGGCTTCTATGTGGAACAGCTTCGGTTGGTGGAGTGTGGCAGTCTGGAAGCTTTGATGGAACTATTGCAGATGGGTAGGCCCTTTGTGGGTAAGGATTCCTTAACTCCCTCTGAAGCTCCCTGGACCTAGGCTGCTGGAATTGGCTCTTAAAGGGAGATTCTTGAGGCAGAGAAGGGCCAGCAAAGCAGCAATTCAAAGACATGGCAAGGGTGGGCCACACGCTGGTTGTCTTGCCTTCCAGGCTGCCTGTTTGAGCCTCTCACTCCTCTTGGTTTTAACCTTCCACCCTTGCAGAGCCTAAGAGAAATGGTCACATCCCAACCTAGCTTGTCTATGAGGTCACCATTCCAGCCTTAGTTCCTCATTTGAGCATTTACTTAGAACCCTCCTAGGGGAGGCACTGGGGACACTAGGCCACTGGATCTGGCCCCAGCATTCCACTTCTCTGCTGATCTGTGCTCATTTCTGTCTTTCCGCACAGAAGGAGAAGTGCTTCTCTGGTGTTCTTTTGCTCCTTTCTCCCATACTCCTTGCGCCTGGCAGCACCAAAGCTGCTGTCCTTCAGCCCCTAAGCCAGCCCTTCTTGCTTCTGTCCTGATACCTGTCTGGCATTCTTGCTCCTTGGGGAATGCCCTTTCTTCCTAGATGGTACAGCCCCTGGTGTCCTCTTCCACAGGTCTCAGCCGTCGCCGGAGCTCCTCCCATACCTTGAaccaggcctccagcagaagCCATGCCCTGCTCACACTCCACATCAGCCGCCCAACTGTGAGTGCCCAGCCCGTGGAAgggctggctcaggggtccccaTCAAGGCTCTGCCTTTGCATGTTATAAAAGGACTTGCAACTTCTGGGTGTGTGGGGAGGAAACCTTTGACCTTGAGACATTGTGACCTTGATGGAGACAGTCCCATCCAAGTTCCCATCACGCCCCGGTTCACCAGTCTCAGCAGGTACCTCCTGTGGACCTTGGGGAGCCCCCTGTTGGAGGAAAGCTGTGCTTCGTGGACCTTGCAGGCAGTGAGAAGGTGGCAGCCACGGGGTCCAGAGGGCAGCTGATGCTTGAGGCCAATAGCATTAACCGCAGCCTATTGGCACTGGGTAAGCCCTGGAGGCCTACTGGTCTGAGTTTTGGGTCCCTTCTCTGATGTGGATCCATTGTTACAATAGGGAGACCGCAGGACTTGGGTTGCAGACGAGGGCTAGAGTTCTGGCATCAAGTCTGAGGCTGACTTTCCTCCTCTGGTAGACGGTTACCAGTCTACATTCTAATGTCGGCATCATTACGAATGACTCTTGTATTCCCAGAAGATGGGCACGATACAGGGAAGGGAATGGGTCTGTGTATCCAACTTCATGGTCCTAGGTCCCTAGGGAACGAGCTTCAGCACCCGCCTATGGTGTGGCAGCTGCTGTTGACATTCCTTGCTGGAGGTCTCTCAAGTCTATGCTGAATATTGGGAATTGAGTGGACAGCACGTCTGTGCCTTCAGAAAGCCCAGTTTGCTGCTAGACACCAATATGAAAGCATTGGATGGGGATAGGGTTTCGCCAGCCTGGTAGGGCTTCCTGCTCTGTAGCAGCCCAGCTAGACTTTGCTCACACAGTGCAATCTCTTTGGGcctttctctttccaccaggCCACTGCATCTCCCTGCTGTTGGACCCACAGAGGAAGCAGAGCCACATTCCCTTCCGGGACAGCAAGCTCACCAAATTGCTGGCAGACTCACTTGGGGGCCGTGGGGTCACACTCATGGTATCCGATGGATGGGGAACCTGGTAGAGGGCCTGAGCCCTAaggaaaggtttttatttttccatataagCACTCAGGGGCGGTTCTCTCTAGGTTGCCTGTGTATCCCCTTCAGCACAGTGCCTTCCTGAGACCCTCAGCACTCTGCGATACGCAAGCCGAGCTCAGCGGATCACCACCCGGCCACAGGGTCCCAAGGTGGGAGGTAACAGCCAACCAGGGCCAGCTGCCATCCTGGTTGGAATCTAGGATTGGATCAGAGTTGGAATTCTGGGAATGATATCATGACTGATATCAGGGTCATAACCAAGGGTCTGCGTCACAGTTAGACTCTGGGCAGGCCTAGGGTGGAGACTGCGTGGGCTATCATCCAAATCTATTCAGGGTCCCAGCTGGTCAGGTCTAATATGGGGTCTGATATGTGGTCAATTTGGGGATCACAAAATAAGTCAAGACTGGGGCAGAAATGAGATAGGGCTTGGATTCAAGTCCAGTTCTAACTGAATCCCTTCAGGATGACACGTTAAGGACGAGGTATGACCTGGGCCAGCATGTAAAGATGGCAAGTGAAGCAGGGGCTGAGGTTAGGCCCCACAGTTCCTCACAGCGGAAAGCCGCTATGCTGGGCACAGCCTATACAATCATAAAACGTGGCCTTGGGCTTCTTCTTTGGTAGTCCCCTGCAGTAAAGCCACCCCAGCAAGTAGAGGCCGAGCTGCTACAGCTCCAAGAGGAGAATCGTCGCCTGCGGCTCCAGTTGGATCAAATGCACACTAAGGGTATGATCTTCCCGAGGGAAGGCCAGGAAGGGTGAGGATAGAGTCTGGGTGGCTTTGAGTCCAACGCTGTTCTGCTTGCCTGCAGCACCGAGAGTCCACGGAGCCCGGGTGGCCTGGGCCCAGCGGAACCTCTATGGGATGCTGCAGGAGTTCATGCTGGAGAATGAGAAGCTCAGGTAAAGCAAGGTTGGGCTAGCCTGGGGGCTCTCTCCCTACTCTTTCCTGCTCATCTGCTTTGGCTAAGATATGACTTACCTATGCcggtctctctgcttcctcatggTGTTGGCCCTACCTCCCATCACT
This window harbors:
- the Kif12 gene encoding kinesin-like protein KIF12; translation: MEERGSPDGDPARNLEQGPEGSETPIQVVLRVRPMSTVELRRGEQSALHCSGTRTLQVSPPGGGPDVAFRFGAVLDGARTQEDVFRACGVKRLGELALRGFSCTVFTFGQTGSGKTYTLTGPPPQAEGVPVPPSLAGIMQRTFTWLLDRMQHLDSPVTLRASYLEIYNEQVQDLLSLGSPRPLPVRWSKARGFYVEQLRLVECGSLEALMELLQMGLSRRRSSSHTLNQASSRSHALLTLHISRPTSQQVPPVDLGEPPVGGKLCFVDLAGSEKVAATGSRGQLMLEANSINRSLLALGHCISLLLDPQRKQSHIPFRDSKLTKLLADSLGGRGVTLMVACVSPSAQCLPETLSTLRYASRAQRITTRPQGPKSPAVKPPQQVEAELLQLQEENRRLRLQLDQMHTKAPRVHGARVAWAQRNLYGMLQEFMLENEKLRKEMRQLRSSRDLARAEQHVLAQQIHELERRLLSACSLPQQTSATVCPCRMTPAASCHVLPPLCYCYHLCPLCRVSLTHWACPRRECHAPQVLEPEAPGHISPSVRPPPWAPTTSPGSAKPPRERNHSDWTQTRVLAEMLMGEEVVPSAPLLPAGPSNMPQVLRGGSGIPNQTPRLETLTHQINSSLNPSQRQPQPSEDTQSPGQGLSSY